From a single Solanum dulcamara chromosome 4, daSolDulc1.2, whole genome shotgun sequence genomic region:
- the LOC129884716 gene encoding auxin-responsive protein SAUR32-like, whose translation MGGGERSMLHFPHLHINQGGKSSKQGKRDVPKGYLAIKVGQAEEEQERFIVPVSYFNHPLFIQLLKEAEEVYGFHHKGTITIPCQVEQFRSVQGKIDKHQHQHHLHVPCFRA comes from the coding sequence ATGGGTGGTGGAGAGAGAAGTATGCTTCACTTTCCACACCTGCATATTAATCAAGGTGGAAAGAGTAGTAAACAGGGTAAAAGAGATGTGCCGAAAGGATACCTGGCGATAAAAGTAGGCCAAGCAGAGGAAGAACAAGAGCGATTCATCGTCCCTGTTTCTTACTTCAATCATCCGCTTTTCATTCAATTACTCAAAGAGGCTGAGGAGGTTTATGGATTTCATCACAAGGGAACAATTACTATTCCTTGTCAGGTAGAACAATTCCGGTCCGTTCAAGGCAAAATTGATAAACATCAGCACCAACACCACCTTCATGTTCCCTGTTTTAGGGCATGA